One genomic segment of Panicum virgatum strain AP13 chromosome 2N, P.virgatum_v5, whole genome shotgun sequence includes these proteins:
- the LOC120662429 gene encoding uncharacterized protein LOC120662429: MSEDGDNTPATQASMEAMFDKLVKMVGGLGKRMDGEISSVRQEASLISASMKNVQTQLLDKQVRFDTHDASSSGPPPVSGHKLRFPKYDGSDDPITWLHKGEQFFRAYGTPEHLKVPTASFYLDGAAGQWYYRLEKNQGVPSWTQFVDGINRRFGPPLRSNPLGELTQLRRTSTVDDYQEQFLVLLAQCEDVMESQQIAIFTVGLQQPLSTDVELQKPATLEDAMALARAFERHQHVTMELPATGVRAPSRASQRSMASSSRSTSAPSATAPSSAAATPKAPTPTDGRFKCLSLEEMTQRRLEGLCFNCPEKFSKEHAKVCSGKGIYYLELGDDDASDDGTAEDDITISVNAVTGIHTSSTLQFHVTIGGAFMIALIDSGSTHSFISDASAHRIGLKPVPRSGLSVAVANGDRVPTSEPFSVDLYTIPLVGYDLILGCEWLRTLGPVVWDLDKLSMIFWHHDHKVQWTGITTVPSPRLTAIQGINPLQALLAEFDDLFTIPVGLPLPRSLNHRIHLLPNAPPVAVRPYRYAQLLKDEIEAQCQAMLEQGIIRASTSAFSSPVLLVRKRDGSWCFYVDYRALNSNTARDKFPIPIVEELLDKLKDAVFFTKLDLRSGYHQVRMHPDDVAKTAFRTHHGHYEF; this comes from the exons ATGTCCGAGGACGGCGACAACACGCCAGCCACCCAAGCCTCCATGGAAGCTATGTTCGACAAGCTTGTGAAGATGGTCGGCGGCCTTGGCAAGCGCATGGACGGTGAAATCTCTTCCGTTCGCCAAGAAGCTAGCCTCATCTCCGCCTCCATGAAGAACGTCCAGACCCAGCTCCTGGACAAGCAAGTCCGTTTCGACACCCACGATGCCTCATCGTCTGGCCCACCGCCGGTGTCCGGCCACAAGCTGCGATTCCCCAAGTATGACGGCAGCGACGATCCCATCACTTGGCTGCACAAGGGAGAGCAGTTCTTCCGCGCCTACGGTACACCGGAACATCTCAAGGTTCCGACGGCGTCCTTCTATctcgacggcgccgccggccagtGGTACTACCGCTTGGAGAAGAATCAGGGTGTTCCATCTTGGACGCAATTCGTAGATGGCATCAACCGGCGTTTCGGGCCGCCGCTCCGCAGCAACCCCCTGGGTGAACTCACCCAACTCCGCCGCACGTCCACCGTCGACGACTATCAGGAGCAGTTCCTCGTACTCCTGGCGCAGTGTGAGGACGTCATGGAGTCGCAGCAGATCGCCATCTTTACGGTGGGTCTGCAACAGCCCCTCAGCACTGACGTCGAACTACAGAAGCCGGCAACGTTGGAGGACGCCATGGCGCTCGCCCGCGCATTCGAACGTCACCAACACGTGACCATGGAGCTGCCCGCCACGGGAGTGCGCGCACCGTCTCGTGCGTCTCAGCGTTCCATGGCCTCTTCGTCTCGGTCAACGTCAGCCCCAAGCGCCACAGCGCCCAGCTCGGCGGCTGCAACACCCAAGGCGCCAACACCGACAGATGGCCGCTTCAAGTGCCTGTCACTAGAAGAGATGACCCAGAGACGTCTCGAGGGGCTGTGCTTCAACTGCCCAGAGAAATTTTCCAAGGAACATGCCAAAGTTTGCTCCGGCAAAGGCATCTACTACCTGGAACTCGGTGACGACGATGCATCTGACGACGGCACGGCAGAGGACGACATCACCATCTCGGTGAATGCGGTCACCGGCATCCACACGTCCTCCACACTCCAGTTCCATGTGACGATCGGTGGTGCCTTCATGATCGCGCTGATCGACTCCGGCTCTACCCACTCCTTCATCTCCGACGCGTCGGCGCACCGCATCGGCCTCAAACCGGTCCCACGGTCGGGTCTCTCGGTGGCGGTCGCCAACGGCGACAGAGTTCCCACATCCGAG CCCTTCTCCGTCGACCTCTACACCATCCCATTGGTGGGCTATGATCTGATCCTTGGGTGCGAATGGCTGCGCACCCTGGGACCGGTGGTCTGGGACCTCGACAAGCTGTCCATGATCTTCTGGCACCACGATCACAAGGTGCAGTGGACCGGGATCACCACCGTACCATCACCGCGGCTGACGGCGATTCAGGGCATCAACCCTCTACAGGCCCTGCTCGCCGAGTTCGATGATCTTTTCACGATTCCGGTGGGACTGCCACTGCCAAGGTCCCTGAACCATCGGATTCATCTACTGCCAAACGCACCGCCGGTCGCAGTGCGTCCATACCGGTACGCCCAACTCTTGAAGGACGAAATTGAGGCCCAGTGCCAGGCGATGTTGGAACAAGGCATCATAAGAGCAAGCACATCGGCGTTCTCGTCGCCGGTCTTGCTGGTCCGCAAGCGCGACGGCTCTTGGTGCTTCTATGTCGACTACAGGGCTCTCAATAGCAACACCGCCAGGGACAAGTTTCCCATCCCGATTGTGGAAGAGCTCCTGGACAAACTGAAGGATGCTGTCTTCTTCACCAAGCTCGACCTCCGCAGCGGATATCATCAAGTCCGTATGCATCCGGACGATGTGGCCAAGACGGCGTTCCGCACACACCACGGCCATTACGAGTTTTAG